Part of the Geobacter pickeringii genome, TCATGAAGCCCGGCGACATCGTCCTCACCCTCGGCGCCGGAAACATCTGGCAGGCGGGAGAGGCGCTGCTCCCGAAGCTGAAGGACGCTCTTTGACAGACGATCTCTTCGTCGCGCTCCGCGCCCGGGTGAGGGGGGAAATCCTCCGGAACGAGCCGATGGCGCGCCACACGTCACTCAAGGTTGGCGGCCCGGCCGACTTCTTCGTCACCCCGGCCGACCGGGATGACCTGCAGGAGCTGATGGCGGTGGCGACCGAGACCGGCACCCCGTTTTTCGTGGTGGGGGGAGGGTTCAACCTCCTCGTGCGGGACGGGGGAATCCGGGGGGTGGTGATCTCCCTGACACGGCTGGCAGACCGGGAACGCCTCACGGAGAACCGGGTTCGGGTGGAGGCGGGGGTGGCAAACCGGGAACTCGTCCGGTTTCTCATGCAGGAGGGGCTCGCCGGCCTTGAGTTCCTCGACGGCATCCCTGGCAGCATCGGCGGTGCCCTGGCCATGAATGCCGGGGCCCACGGCGGGTCGGTGCTCGACCGGGTCGAAGAGCTGGTGACGCTGCACGATGGCCGTCTGCGGCGGACCCGGCGGGACGAGTTCGATTACGGCTACCGGTTTCTCCGTCTCATCCCGGGAGAGATCATCGTTGAGGGGACGTTTCGGCTGGAGGCCGGGACGGAGCGGGAGATGGGGGCGCGGGTCGAGGAACTCTGGCTCCAGCGGGCCATAAGTCAAAAAGTTGGCTACCCCAACGCCGGGTCGTTCTTCAAGAATCCCGAGGGGGGCACGGCGTGGCGGCTGATCGCCGATTGCGGGCTTCGGGGGGCAGTGGAGGGAGGTGCACAGGTCTCGGAGGTGCACAGCAATTTCCTCGTCAACCGGGGGGGAGCGACCGCCGGCGATTTTCTGGCCCTGGCAGCCCGCATAAAAGAGGAAGTAAAGCGGAAAACCGGCACGTCTCTTGAAGAAGAGGTGCGCATCGTCGGTGAGCCGTAATTAAGGAAGCGCCCTTCACCGAGGGCACAAAGCGGGAACCATGACGCGAGACGAATTGAAAACCAAAAAAATAGGCGTACTTATGGGGGGGCTTTCCGCCGAGCGGGAGGTTTCCCTTGCCAGTGGCGCCGCGGTCCTGCAGGCGCTCCGGGTGCGGGGATATGACGCCGTCGCCGTCGATATGGACCGCGATCTCCCGCAGGTTCTGGCTCGGGAGGGGATCGACGTTGCCTTCATCGCGCTCCATGGCCGCTACGGCGAGGACGGTGCGGTCCAGGGTGCACTGGAGCTCGTGGGAATTCCGTACACCGGCTCCGGTGTGCTCGCCAGCGCCCTTGCCATGAACAAGATCTTTGCCAAGCAGGTCTTTGCGGCCAGTGGCCTCACCGTTGCCCCGTACCGGGTGCTCCGCCGGGGAGAGACGCCGGATGTCGACTCCCTCGGATTCTCGTTTCCGCTGGTGGTGAAGCCTTCCCAGGAGGGGTCGTCGGTGGGGGTGAGCATCGTGCGGTCGGCCGCGGCCCTTCCCGCGGCCCTGGAGATGGCGTTTCGGTACGACCGGGAGATCCTCGTGGAGCAGTTCGTGAAGGGCCGGGAGATCCAGGTGGGGATCCTCGACGACCGCGCCATGGGGGCCATCGAGATCGTGCCGAAGAACGAGTTCTACGATTACGAGGCCAAGTACACCGACGGCATGGCCGAGCATATCTGTCCGCCGGTCCTTGCACCCGAGCTGTACCGGAAGCTCCTGGCCGAGGGGGAGAAGGCCCACGGCGCCCTTGGCTGCTCCGGCCACAGCCGGGTCGATTTCCTCGTGACTGAAGCCGGAGAGTGTTTCCTCCTGGAGGTCAATACCCTGCCGGGAATGACCTCCCTGAGTCTGCTGCCGGAGATCGCCCAGAAAGAGGCGGGAATCGGCTTCGAAGAATTGGTGGAACGGATTCTCGGCTCCGCCTCGCTGAAGATTGCTGCCGGGGAGTAGCGGGGAGATCCCGGCTCCCGAAAACGGAATTTCATGCGCGACCTACACGTAAAGACACGGATCAAACCGGCGAACAACGCCAACCGCGTGAAGCGGGAGCGGAAGCCGATCAACTGGCGCCCCCTCGTCACGTGGGGGAGTCGGATCGTCTGCGGTGCGCTCCTCGTTACGGTGGCCGGCATCCTCTGCTACGAGGGGTACCGGTGTGCGTCCCGCGTGCGGATCAATGTCCTGCAGCTTGAAACGATCGAGGTCTCGAAACTGAAGCACCTGACGCGGGACGAGGTGATTGCCGAGTCCGGGGTCAAGGCAGGCGATTCGATGGTCGGGCTTCGGCTTCGCCGCATCGGCGAGCAGCTTGCCAAGAATCCCTGGATCGAGAAGGTGCAGGTCCGGCGCTACTTCCCCCACACCCTCGCCTTCGAGGTGACGGAGCGGGAGCCGGTGGCGGTGGTGAACATGGGGTTTCTCTACTATCTGGACGCCAAGGGAGAGGTCTTCAAGCCGCTGACCCATGGTGACAGCCTCAACTACCCGGTCATCACCGGCGTCACCGAGGACGACCTGGCCCGGGACCCGGAGGGGACCAGAAAGTCGCTCACGGCGTCGGTGGCCTTGATGGGGCTTTTGCAGAAGAGTCAGGCTTTTTCCCTGGCCGATGTCTCCGAGATCCACATCGACAAGGGGTTCGGCTTCACGCTCTTCACCGCCGCCGGCGGCGTGCCGGTGAGGCTCGGCAACGACGGCTTCGACGTGAAGCTTTCCCGGTTGGCCCATATCTACGGCGAGCTCAGGGGGAATCTGACGGCGCTGCAGTACATCGACCTCGACTACCATGACAAGATCATCGTGAAAAAGGGATAGAGAGAATCAGGAGGGGGGAACACACTATGTCGGGAAGAAGGGATAACCTGATCGTCGGCCTCGATATCGGCACGACGAAGATTTGCGCCATCGTCGGCAACGTCACCGAGGACGGCATCGACATCGTCGGCATCGGCACCAGCCCGTCGCGCGGGATGCGCAAGGGGGTGGTGATCA contains:
- the murB gene encoding UDP-N-acetylmuramate dehydrogenase, translating into MTDDLFVALRARVRGEILRNEPMARHTSLKVGGPADFFVTPADRDDLQELMAVATETGTPFFVVGGGFNLLVRDGGIRGVVISLTRLADRERLTENRVRVEAGVANRELVRFLMQEGLAGLEFLDGIPGSIGGALAMNAGAHGGSVLDRVEELVTLHDGRLRRTRRDEFDYGYRFLRLIPGEIIVEGTFRLEAGTEREMGARVEELWLQRAISQKVGYPNAGSFFKNPEGGTAWRLIADCGLRGAVEGGAQVSEVHSNFLVNRGGATAGDFLALAARIKEEVKRKTGTSLEEEVRIVGEP
- a CDS encoding D-alanine--D-alanine ligase; its protein translation is MTRDELKTKKIGVLMGGLSAEREVSLASGAAVLQALRVRGYDAVAVDMDRDLPQVLAREGIDVAFIALHGRYGEDGAVQGALELVGIPYTGSGVLASALAMNKIFAKQVFAASGLTVAPYRVLRRGETPDVDSLGFSFPLVVKPSQEGSSVGVSIVRSAAALPAALEMAFRYDREILVEQFVKGREIQVGILDDRAMGAIEIVPKNEFYDYEAKYTDGMAEHICPPVLAPELYRKLLAEGEKAHGALGCSGHSRVDFLVTEAGECFLLEVNTLPGMTSLSLLPEIAQKEAGIGFEELVERILGSASLKIAAGE
- a CDS encoding cell division protein FtsQ/DivIB, encoding MRDLHVKTRIKPANNANRVKRERKPINWRPLVTWGSRIVCGALLVTVAGILCYEGYRCASRVRINVLQLETIEVSKLKHLTRDEVIAESGVKAGDSMVGLRLRRIGEQLAKNPWIEKVQVRRYFPHTLAFEVTEREPVAVVNMGFLYYLDAKGEVFKPLTHGDSLNYPVITGVTEDDLARDPEGTRKSLTASVALMGLLQKSQAFSLADVSEIHIDKGFGFTLFTAAGGVPVRLGNDGFDVKLSRLAHIYGELRGNLTALQYIDLDYHDKIIVKKG